Proteins from one Streptomyces sp. NBC_00289 genomic window:
- a CDS encoding SpoIIE family protein phosphatase translates to MRTGEPLPAVGDVLAALATGVWHWDTADGQVTVDSEAARLLGLSGGPATLTEAQARACLHPVDWNEITGVVQLAVAEGTLAEVRIRIMDERGRVIRTVRSRSKPSYDPQRKSFQLTGTLQEVTEPPPGTPSGRTAVTGDWRRSREAFLLDAGRALAEARSTEEVLRVAAGLSMPGFSPDGLAVFGVTGDRLTIIGHHGQQPGDEDPFSHMSLETDYPAAEVVRTGRAVYLSSPEHYKGRYPVTWPLARYFGRQSWAFLPLTVAGRTMGAWMAAFAHPVVFTPDERSVLTTVARMLAQALSRAGVAESERELTDGLQRSMLPTLGPQIPGMSVAARYVPTGGGLQVGGDWYDMIPLPGGTSRTESGAGRFALVIGDVQGHDVRAAGLMGQLRIALRAYASEGHRPDAVLSRAARFLHGMTYEDPESTDLRFATCLYVEVDPGTGILEIARAGHPDPAIRMADGTVLTRPTAGGLPLGIDPDADYPTTRLVLEPGETMLLCTDGLIETGGHDLETGWKRIRAILEAAHQGDLEELADALVQGVHGPSSHHTTGPLADRREDDIAVLLLHRQADRAGDDIARGRGGALRHPVRRTMLTVAQAEPERIAVARHQLRELLHDWTSPDQVDSAVLLLSELLTNVLVHTDADALLLAEVRGEPGTRRMHVEVTDPSDDLPHKRRPGELASSGRGLVLIEMLADVWGVDPRGEGKSIWFELYEADADNT, encoded by the coding sequence ATGCGCACTGGTGAACCCCTGCCCGCCGTGGGGGATGTCCTAGCCGCCCTCGCGACCGGCGTCTGGCACTGGGACACGGCGGACGGGCAGGTCACGGTGGATTCCGAGGCGGCACGGCTGCTCGGACTGTCCGGCGGCCCGGCGACCCTCACGGAGGCCCAGGCGCGGGCCTGCCTCCACCCCGTCGACTGGAACGAGATCACCGGAGTCGTGCAGCTCGCCGTCGCCGAGGGCACTCTCGCCGAGGTCCGCATCCGGATCATGGACGAGCGGGGCCGGGTGATCCGTACCGTACGCAGCCGTTCCAAACCGTCCTACGACCCCCAGCGGAAGTCGTTCCAGCTGACCGGAACCCTCCAGGAGGTCACCGAGCCGCCCCCCGGCACCCCTTCGGGCCGCACGGCCGTCACCGGCGACTGGCGGCGCTCCCGGGAGGCGTTCCTGCTGGACGCGGGCCGGGCGCTGGCCGAGGCGCGGTCCACGGAGGAGGTGCTGCGGGTGGCCGCGGGCCTGTCGATGCCGGGTTTCTCACCGGACGGCCTCGCGGTCTTCGGCGTGACGGGCGACCGCCTGACGATCATCGGCCACCACGGACAGCAGCCCGGCGACGAGGACCCGTTCTCGCACATGAGCCTGGAGACGGACTACCCGGCCGCCGAGGTCGTCCGCACCGGCAGGGCCGTCTACCTGTCCTCCCCCGAGCATTACAAGGGCCGCTATCCGGTCACCTGGCCGCTCGCGCGCTACTTCGGCCGTCAGTCCTGGGCCTTCCTGCCGCTGACCGTGGCCGGACGCACGATGGGCGCCTGGATGGCGGCCTTCGCCCACCCGGTCGTCTTCACCCCCGACGAGCGCTCCGTCCTGACGACGGTGGCCCGCATGCTCGCCCAGGCACTGTCCCGGGCGGGGGTCGCCGAGTCGGAGCGGGAGCTCACGGATGGCCTGCAACGCTCCATGCTGCCCACACTGGGACCACAGATACCGGGCATGAGCGTCGCCGCCCGCTATGTCCCCACCGGCGGCGGCCTCCAGGTCGGCGGCGACTGGTACGACATGATCCCGCTGCCCGGAGGCACCTCCCGCACGGAGTCCGGAGCGGGCCGCTTCGCGCTGGTCATCGGTGACGTCCAGGGCCACGACGTCCGGGCGGCCGGACTCATGGGCCAGCTCCGCATAGCGCTCAGGGCGTACGCCTCGGAGGGCCACCGCCCCGACGCGGTCCTCTCCCGCGCCGCCCGCTTCCTGCACGGGATGACGTACGAGGACCCGGAGAGCACCGACCTGCGCTTCGCGACCTGTCTGTACGTCGAGGTCGACCCCGGCACCGGAATCCTGGAGATCGCCCGCGCCGGCCACCCGGACCCCGCGATACGCATGGCGGACGGCACGGTGCTGACGCGGCCCACAGCGGGCGGCCTCCCCCTCGGCATCGACCCGGACGCCGACTACCCCACCACCCGGCTCGTCCTGGAACCCGGCGAGACCATGCTGCTCTGCACGGACGGCCTGATCGAGACCGGCGGCCACGACCTGGAGACCGGCTGGAAACGCATCCGCGCGATCCTCGAGGCGGCGCACCAGGGCGACCTGGAAGAGCTCGCCGACGCCCTGGTGCAGGGCGTGCACGGGCCCTCCTCGCACCACACCACCGGCCCGCTGGCCGACCGGCGCGAGGACGACATAGCCGTCCTGCTGCTGCACCGGCAGGCGGACCGCGCCGGCGACGACATCGCCCGGGGCCGGGGCGGCGCCCTACGGCACCCCGTCCGGCGCACGATGCTGACGGTCGCCCAGGCGGAACCCGAGCGGATCGCGGTGGCCCGGCATCAACTGCGGGAACTGCTGCACGACTGGACCTCGCCGGACCAGGTGGACTCGGCGGTCCTGCTGCTGTCCGAGCTGCTCACCAACGTCCTCGTGCACACCGACGCGGACGCGCTGCTGCTGGCCGAGGTCAGGGGAGAGCCCGGCACCCGCCGGATGCACGTCGAGGTCACCGACCCCAGCGACGACCTCCCCCACAAGCGCCGCCCGGGCGAGCTGGCGTCCTCGGGCCGCGGACTGGTCCTCATCGAGATGCTCGCGGACGTGTGGGGCGTCGACCCGCGGGGCGAGGGCAAGAGCATCTGGTTCGAGCTCTACGAGGCGGACGCCGACAACACGTGA
- a CDS encoding SseB family protein, translating into MYGYDQNVGAQQQYAPPQQPMPGGAGGYGQQPPLYPEPSPPSLADAVRAFTTGQVTAEDFQQVFATSKVYCPRGDNPGFLALHNTQQPVIPMFTSLKELRRYAGKESKYFVITGAEVIDLLPTGYGFVLDMEGEHRMVFDAKAVEQMVEFAMRRMYG; encoded by the coding sequence ATGTACGGCTACGACCAGAACGTCGGTGCTCAGCAGCAGTACGCCCCGCCGCAGCAGCCCATGCCCGGGGGCGCCGGAGGCTATGGGCAGCAGCCGCCGCTCTACCCCGAGCCGTCCCCGCCCTCGCTCGCGGACGCGGTGCGCGCCTTCACCACCGGCCAGGTGACCGCGGAGGACTTCCAGCAGGTCTTCGCGACCTCGAAGGTCTACTGCCCGCGCGGTGACAACCCCGGCTTCCTCGCCCTGCACAACACCCAGCAGCCGGTGATCCCGATGTTCACCTCGCTCAAGGAGCTGCGGCGGTACGCGGGCAAGGAGTCCAAGTACTTCGTGATCACCGGCGCCGAGGTGATCGACCTGCTCCCGACCGGCTACGGCTTCGTCCTGGACATGGAGGGCGAGCACCGCATGGTGTTCGACGCGAAGGCCGTGGAGCAGATGGTCGAGTTCGCGATGCGCCGGATGTACGGCTGA
- a CDS encoding pirin family protein — MPAVTVENPLTLPRVAVSTDAVARPVLTVTTAPSGFEGEGFPVRRAFAGINYRHLDPFIMMDQMGEVEYAPGEPKGTPWHPHRGFETVTYIIDGIFDHQDSQGGGGTITNGDTQWMTAGSGLLHIEAPPESLVMSGGLFHGLQLWVNLPAKDKMMAPRYQDIRGGNVQLLTTPDGGALLRVIAGELDGHEGPGVTHTPITMIHATVAPGAELTLPWREDFNGLAYVLAGRGAVGAERRPVHKGQTAVFGAGSSLTVRADEQQDSNTPDLEVVLLGGRPIREPMAHYGPFVMNTRDELQQAFEDFQKGRLGTIPAVHGMTENGM, encoded by the coding sequence ATGCCTGCAGTGACCGTCGAGAACCCGCTGACGCTGCCCCGCGTCGCCGTGTCCACCGACGCCGTGGCCCGTCCCGTGCTCACCGTCACGACCGCACCGAGCGGTTTCGAGGGTGAGGGCTTCCCGGTGCGCCGAGCGTTCGCCGGGATCAACTACCGCCACCTGGACCCGTTCATCATGATGGACCAGATGGGCGAGGTGGAGTACGCCCCGGGTGAGCCGAAGGGAACGCCCTGGCACCCGCACCGCGGCTTCGAGACCGTGACGTACATCATCGACGGGATCTTCGACCACCAGGACTCGCAGGGCGGTGGCGGCACCATCACCAATGGCGACACCCAGTGGATGACCGCGGGCTCGGGCCTCCTCCACATCGAGGCGCCGCCGGAGTCGCTGGTCATGTCCGGTGGTCTCTTCCACGGTCTGCAGCTGTGGGTGAACCTGCCGGCCAAGGACAAGATGATGGCACCGAGGTACCAGGACATCCGGGGCGGAAACGTTCAGCTGCTCACCACCCCCGACGGCGGCGCGCTGCTGCGCGTCATCGCGGGTGAGCTGGACGGTCACGAGGGTCCGGGTGTCACCCACACCCCGATCACGATGATCCACGCGACCGTGGCGCCGGGTGCGGAACTCACGCTGCCGTGGCGGGAGGACTTCAACGGGCTGGCGTACGTCCTGGCCGGGCGCGGTGCGGTCGGCGCGGAGCGGCGTCCCGTCCACAAGGGCCAGACGGCGGTCTTCGGCGCCGGTTCCTCACTGACCGTCCGCGCGGACGAGCAGCAGGACTCGAACACACCGGACCTGGAGGTCGTCCTGCTGGGCGGCCGGCCGATCCGCGAGCCGATGGCGCACTACGGTCCGTTCGTCATGAACACCCGTGACGAACTGCAGCAGGCGTTCGAGGACTTCCAGAAGGGCCGCCTGGGCACCATCCCGGCAGTCCACGGAATGACCGAGAACGGGATGTAG